A part of Brettanomyces bruxellensis chromosome 3, complete sequence genomic DNA contains:
- a CDS encoding uncharacterized protein (BUSCO:EOG09262E4T), whose product MDGTHADALRQFQMISNASIPEEQQIDLLEENNWNVELALLSYNDQYPDEAARNLRNEVRSTEIRRNASSGSQLLNGTNSNSASGNMSGERDANGSGQNGANNGTITSEAPSLFGAGGMFSRLMGGNRTGASSLGDPDIPGGFPYTHDGSSSPSSSSGAFTRGEPSKLHQMVKRGARFLLNSAIYAIVVPFYVIYKLLGLLLLVLLGYLTPLFRRLYRGRNYTLIRSRFKDPSDVARSFVEGFDVLVCTIMGVSHLNSPDESSTNSQSEQLPKTRDENLIEQPGNIGVAKPDFLECAYSDALYLVKKEARWLIVYIHSTQHEDTKAFIRDVLIDERFISFVRQRKILCWGGDAFESEAYQVANQFKVNKLPFLGLLCLTVNETPTASGTRTSAPILSLVCKIQGYTPLEEVLSRMNKAYNKFNPKVTILRAEYERQSQARLMKELQDQAYEKSLKRDRERRIARENKQKAEILKKQWIRWRRSVLKSEITESGQYARIAIRLPDGTRIQHKFGKQYPLEEIYAFVECNYISKQDTSGSSEAACAKPQDYHFKYPFKIVTIMPRREIPADETASIESYDTIYPSGNLVVEK is encoded by the coding sequence ATGGATGGAACGCATGCGGATGCACTCCGCCAATTTCAGATGATATCTAACGCCTCTATTCCAGAAGAACAGCAAATAGatcttcttgaagaaaacaattGGAATGTGGAACTTGCTTTACTCTCATACAATGATCAATATCCGGATGAAGCAGCGAGAAATCTGAGAAATGAAGTTCGATCTACTGAGATTCGACGAAATGCCTCTTCGGGAAGCCAGCTGCTAAATGGCACAAACAGTAATTCTGCTAGTGGAAATATGTCAGGTGAACGGGATGCAAACGGAAGCGGGCAAAATGGTGCTAACAATGGTACAATTACTTCGGAAGCACCATCACTGTTTGGAGCAGGTGGTATGTTTTCGCGTCTAATGGGTGGAAATCGGACAGGTGCATCATCATTAGGTGATCCTGATATACCGGGTGGTTTTCCGTATACGCATGATGGATCTTCTTCACCATCCTCCTCATCTGGTGCATTTACACGCGGTGAGCCGTCTAAATTGCATCAGATGGTGAAAAGGGGGGCGAGATTTCTTCTAAACAGTGCTATTTATGCGATAGTAGTTCCATTCTATGTCATATACAAGCTCCTGGGACTTCTACTTCTGGTTCTTCTCGGATATCTTACACCCTTATTTCGTCGGCTATATCGGGGTAGGAACTATACACTAATCAGAAGCCGATTTAAGGACCCAAGCGACGTTGCTCGGTCTTTTGTGGAAGGATTTGACGTTCTTGTGTGTACAATTATGGGAGTTTCGCATTTGAATTCTCCGGACGAATCATCCACGAACAGTCAAAGTGAGCAACTTCCAAAGACACGGGATGAGAATTTGATAGAGCAACCCGGAAATATTGGAGTTGCCAAGCCGGACTTTTTGGAATGTGCATATTCCGATGCCCTTTATCTCGTTAAGAAAGAAGCCCGCTGGTTGATCGTTTACATTCACAGCACTCAGCACGAGGATACAAAGGCATTTATCCGGGATGTGCTGATTGATGAGCggtttatttcatttgtcAGGCAGCGCAAGATTCTCTGTTGGGGTGGAGATGCCTTTGAAAGCGAGGCGTACCAGGTTGCAAATCAGTTCAAAGTGAACAAGCTACCATTTTTGGGTCTTCTATGCTTAACAGTGAATGAGACACCTACTGCATCTGGAACAAGGACGTCTGCACCAATTTTATCCCTAGTTTGTAAGATTCAAGGATACACGCCGCTGGAAGAGGTTCTCTCAAGAATGAACAAGGCATATAACAAATTTAATCCAAAGGTGACTATTTTACGTGCTGAGTACGAGAGACAGTCACAAGCTCGACTAATGAAAGAGCTCCAAGATCAGGCTTATGAGAAATCCCTAAAACGAGACAGAGAAAGGCGAATTGCACGTGAAAACAAGcagaaagcagaaatattgaagaagcagTGGATTCGGTGGAGAAGGTCTGTGTTAAAGTCTGAGATTACGGAGAGTGGGCAGTATGCACGGATTGCAATAAGACTTCCTGATGGTACGAGGATTCAGCATAAATTCGGAAAACAGTATCCTCTTGAGGAAATTTACGCATTCGTTGAATGCAATTATATCTCGAAGCAAGATACTTCTGGTAGCTCTGAAGCAGCTTGTGCAAAACCTCAGGATTATCATTTCAAGTATCCTTTCAAAATTGTGACAATTATGCCAAGAAGAGAGATACCGGCAGACGAAACAGCTTCAATAGAAAGCTACGATACCATTTATCCAAGCGGTAACTTGGTGGTCGAAAAGTAA
- a CDS encoding uncharacterized protein (BUSCO:EOG0926506Z), with product MSLANFDPNKADNLEDVEKEFAVKAVEQMITYWKLLGAIKGSKLKLTPYDNEIFTEFQKDFPEYNGKEGLEHISEDQMKSKENKARWRDFFKKFDKKIEDYNFGTLLRVNSNDEYGKDNSIFVVRLQFYAFEIARNRLGLNDWVSESK from the coding sequence ATGTCGTTAGCAAATTTTGATCCAAACAAGGCGGACAACCTAGAAGATGTGGAAAAGGAATTTGCAGTTAAAGCGGTGGAGCAAATGATTACGTACTGGAAGCTTTTGGGTGCAATCAAAGGTTCAAAACTCAAACTTACACCATATGACAATGAGATATTTACTGAGTTCCAGAAAGATTTCCCTGAGTATAATGGGAAGGAAGGTTTGGAACATATTTCGGAAGATCAAATGAAATCTAAGGAAAACAAGGCACGTTGGAGAGATTTCTTTAAGAAGTTCGACAAAAAGATCGAGGATTACAACTTTGGAACGCTTTTGCGTGTAAATTCGAACGATGAGTACGGCAAGGACAACTCCATTTTTGTTGTGAGGTTACAATTTTACGCCTTTGAGATCGCCAGAAACAGACTTGGCTTGAATGACTGGGTGTCTGAATCTAAGTGA
- a CDS encoding uncharacterized protein (MEROPS:MER0005406), giving the protein MNNSQHELPAIDREYHRIILGYCKGNQDITLQLKSVLGKLSNQLISPYVKGLPKEDKKRLGNLCELLIKLYQDCKAGGKEKQHALTLNEKTLWLSSKANGRYYYPYYEQIGSFDHMESVGNLALVDIRDIKGAFELCQGTFPTCSFVCALQSLIYYMNPDQFVSSLIQNCSGGTFLVVFYFNGTRRSCIVDSSTSIGQVRSITNPNLKWPALIEKAFLQIYNCQVPQLFSGSNFANDCYLLSGFVPEYISINKLTEEKMNQIFDAYVNKHTALVALGTGELSLDAMKQTHLLPFHDYIVEKLEKNNHDYTFTLRDPSKPKTRAFTYVFSKVCRFFQTLYMNWNTDKLFTSKINVVFVGSHNHKFNNESCIENPQFVVKANPHGSKRETWILVEEHLKKDTDEILDSKIQSIRWFEGDKWVWGPNSGLLIATFNSNGTRFILSKVWLPKTGSLTGVIEIKRDLGDSFVYSVNCYSNFPAFLSRPIRDAFSVQFDSLWTMTESGGNWTKNTYLNNPQFEVFCDEGTFVVNCTIGIFTQKDIHINAAIFDNDFSEFKCLTSFDERLLVAGQPTEYRPGYEIFSVSLQPRKSYVIVCSTYDSNTLEEFRLRVKCDHHLTVKRISTSLGVFEERKKRTLSELQNDSWNNAYCFVLRRSSKVVLKVRFSTYIREIELINKDTMKTMFDEINVKHKTVFLGSQKHSIPSGMYVLRVKAQNSKESIEIGATLGTDYRVELLPMD; this is encoded by the coding sequence ATGAATAACTCGCAGCATGAACTTCCAGCCATTGACAGAGAGTACCATCGGATTATTCTTGGATATTGCAAAGGAAACCAAGACATTACTCTTCAACTGAAGTCAGTGCTAGGCAAGCTTTCTAATCAATTGATAAGCCCATACGTGAAAGGTCTCCccaaagaagataagaagaGACTTGGAAATTTATGCGAACTTCTCATCAAGCTATATCAAGACTGTAAAGCCGGAGGTAAGGAGAAACAGCATGCTTTGACCTTAAACGAGAAGACACTATGGCTTAGTTCAAAAGCGAATGGCCGGTATTATTATCCATACTATGAGCAAATTGGTAGCTTTGATCATATGGAAAGTGTGGGAAATTTAGCTCTTGTTGACATAAGGGATATAAAGGGAGCATTTGAACTTTGCCAGGGCACATTTCCTACCTGTTCGTTTGTCTGCGCTCTTCAATCTCTCATTTACTACATGAATCCAGACCAATTTGTAAGCAGTTTAATCCAGAATTGCTCAGGAGGAACATTTTTGGTTGTATTTTACTTTAATGGTACAAGGAGAAGTTGTATCGTAGACTCTTCAACTTCTATTGGCCAAGTAAGATCCATTACGAATCCAAATTTAAAGTGGCCGGCACTGATTGAGAAAGCTTTTCTACAGATTTACAATTGCCAAGTTCCACAATTGTTTTCCGGCTCTAACTTTGCAAATGACTGCTATCTGCTCTCGGGATTTGTTCCTGAATATATATCGATCAACAAGCTGACAGAAGAGAAGATGAATCAGATATTTGATGCTTATgtaaacaaacacacaGCATTGGTGGCATTAGGAACGGGCGAACTCAGCTTGGATGCAATGAAGCAGAcacatcttcttccattcCACGATTATATCGTTGAAAAATTAGAGAAGAATAATCATGATTACACATTTACGTTGCGGGATCCCTCCAAGCCAAAAACACGTGCTTTCACATACGTTTTTTCAAAGGTGTGCCGATTTTTCCAGACTCTCTACATGAATTGGAACACCGATAAACTGTTCACGTCCAAGATAAATGTCGTGTTTGTTGGCTCCCATAACCACAAATTTAATAATGAATCTTGCATTGAAAATCCTCAGTTTGTTGTGAAGGCTAATCCACACGgatcaaaaagagaaacaTGGATTCTGGTTGAGGAACATCTAAAGAAGGATACGGATGAAATACTGGACTCCAAAATACAGTCAATTAGATGGTTTGAAGGAGATAAATGGGTGTGGGGCCCAAATTCGGGTTTACTTATAGCCACATTCAACTCAAATGGCACCAGATTTATTCTCTCGAAAGTCTGGTTACCAAAGACAGGCAGTCTTACAGGTGTGATTGAAATAAAGAGGGATCTAGGGGACTCTTTTGTGTATAGTGTAAACTGCTACTCGAactttcctgcttttctcTCGAGGCCGATCAGAGATGCATTTTCAGTGCAGTTTGACAGCCTGTGGACAATGACGGAAAGTGGAGGAAACTGGACAAAGAATACTTATCTCAATAATCCACAATTCGAGGTCTTCTGCGATGAGGGTACATTCGTTGTGAATTGCACAATTGGAATTTTTACCCAAAAAGATATCCACATCAATGCCGCAATTTTTGATAACGACTTTTCAGAATTTAAATGCTTAACCTCCTTTGATGAACGGCTGTTGGTTGCTGGTCAGCCAACAGAATATAGACCAGGGTATGAGATTTTTTCGGTGTCTCTTCAGCCAAGAAAATCATACGTGATTGTTTGTTCAACATACGACTCCAATACTCTTGAAGAATTTAGATTAAGAGTGAAATGTGATCACCATTTAACTGTGAAACGGATTTCAACTTCGTTGGGGGTATTCGaggaaaggaagaaaagaacattATCTGAGTTGCAAAATGATTCATGGAATAATGCATACTGTTTCGTGCTAAGAAGAAGCTCAAAAGTGGTATTAAAGGTGAGATTTTCTACTTACATCAGAGAAATTGAGCTAATTAACAAGGATACAATGAAAACAATGTTTGATGAGATAAATGTAAAGCACAAAACCGTTTTCTTAGGATCACAAAAACATTCAATTCCGTCTGGCATGTATGTGCTACGGGTTAAAGCCCAAAAcagcaaagaaagcataGAAATTGGGGCTACACTAGGAACGGACTATCGGGTAGAATTGTTGCCGATGGATTAA
- the RPL7 gene encoding 60S ribosomal protein L7 (BUSCO:EOG09264P3R), with protein MVASVPKPETQIKKEKQQEKDLKKIAAERKARKAANKEKRAAIYKRTEAYCQEYQDAEDALIKAKRDAKAAGKYYVEAEPNLILVIRIKGVNKIPPKPRKVLQLLRLNQINTATFVKLTKATLELLKLVDPYVVFGYPNLSTIRRLIYKRGYGKVNKQRIALSDNSIIEESLGKFGIVSVEDLIHEIYTVGPNFKQANNFLWPFKLSNPNGGWGVRRRFQHFIQGGSTGNREQYINQLAKKMI; from the exons ATGGTCGCATC AGTTCCAAAACCAGAAACCCAGatcaagaaggaaaagcagCAGGAGAAGGATCTTAAGAAGATCGCCGCTGAGAGAAAGGCAAGAAAGGCC GCTAACAAGGAGAAGAGAGCCGCTATCTACAAGAGAACTGAGGCTTACTGCCAGGAGTACCAAGATGCTGAAGACGCTTTGATTAAGGCTAAGAGAGACGCTAAGGCCGCAGGAAAGTACTACGTTGAGGCTGAGCCAAACCTTATTTTGGTTATCAGAATCAAGGGTGTGAACAAGATTCCACCTAAGCCAAGAAAGGTCCTCCAGTTGTTGAGATTGAACCAGATCAACACTGCTACCTTCGTCAAGCTCACAAAGGCAACTCTTGAGTTGTTGAAGTTGGTTGACCCATATGTTGTCTTCGGTTACCCTAACTTGTCCACCATCAGAAGATTGATCTACAAGAGAGGTTACGGTAAGGTCAACAAGCAGAGAATTGCCTTGAGCGACAACTCCATCATTGAGGAGTCTCTCGGAAAGTTCGGTATCGTCTCTGTTGAGGATTTGATCCACGAGATTTACACTGTTGGTCCTAACTTCAAGCAGGCCAACAACTTTTTGTGGCCATTCAAGTTGTCCAACCCTAACGGAGGTTGGGGTGTTAGAAGAAGATTCCAGCACTTCATCCAGGGTGGTTCTACTGGTAACAGAGAGCAATACATCAACCAGTTGGCTAAGAAGATGATCTAA